The Castanea sativa cultivar Marrone di Chiusa Pesio chromosome 4, ASM4071231v1 sequence CCCCACAAGACTTAGGCACGCACAACTTTTCCCAACTCAACCAGGCTGTCTTCCTTTCATTTTGCTTCTGCCCCCATCAGAAATTTCTAATCAGACTTGTAAGTTCATCATATAGCGAATCCGGAAGCTTAAAACAACTCATCGTGTAAGTTGAAATAGCTTGGACCACCGCCTTGATCAGAATTTTTTTCCCCACCTTTGACAGCAACTTCTCCTTCCAACCCGACAATTTCTTAGCAAGTTTctccttaattgaataaaatgaGTTTCGTTTATTTCTGTCCACCAACGATGGAAGACCAAGATATTTCTCATGATTTTTTATCACTTGTGCTCCAAACCAATTTTTGATTTCTTCCTTCACTCTTGTGTCCGTATTAGAACTAAAAAACAATGATGTCTTTGTTCTCTTTAGTTGCTAACCCGAAGCTACCTCATAAACTTGAAATATCTACTGCAAAGAGTCATATTCCTCCAGAGAAGctttacaaaaaattaagcTATTGTCTGCAAAGAATAAATGTGAGATCTTCGATCCTCTTCTATACACAGATACTCCATGTAAATCACCCTCCACCATAGCCTTCTTTATCATTGCTGACAAACCTTCAGCACATAACAAGAAAAGATATGGAGATAGAGGACCTCCCTGGCGCAAACCTCTAGTTGGAACAATGTTACCACATGGCTTTCCATTAATCCTAATAGAGCATTTGACCGATGAAACACACTTCAATAAAAGATCTCAGACTTTTGGATCAAACCCCAacttttccataatttttccaAGACACCTCCATTCAACCCTATCACATGATTTGCTCATATCTAATTTTAGCACCATCTCACCTTTCTTTCCTACTTTCCTCTGATTTATATGGTGCATAGTCTCAAAAGCAACCAATGCATTATCAATGATTAGTCTATCTTGTACAAAAGCACTTTGTGAATCACTGATAATAGAAggtaaaacttttttaagtcTATTGTCAATAGCTTTAGAGGCAAGTTTATAAACCACATTACATAAACTAATAGGACGATAATCAATTATTCTCTGTGGTTCATTATTCTTTGGAATTAAGACAATATGAGTGTCATGGAAGTGAGGAGGGAAAATACTTGAATTAAGGAAGTCAAGTACAGTTTTAACCACCTCATTGCCAACCGTTGCCCAGAAGTGTTGAAAAAACACCGGTGGCATACCGTCGGGGCCTAGAGCTTTTAAAGGATACATTTGGTTGAGAGCTGCCTTCACCTCTGCACCTTGGAAATCTCTAGTAACCATGTTATCCATATCTTGGGAAACTTTAGGCTCCACTGCTTCTATTAACTCTGTGAACTCAGAAGGGTTAGAAGAAGAGaacaaatttgaataataattaaCCACAATCTCTTCAACCATCCTCATATCCTCCTGCCAACAATCATTCGAATCCATCATAccagaaattaaattcttttgATACCTAGTTGAAGctttagaatgaaaaaaaaaatctagtattTTGGTCTCCATCTTGAAACCAATTTATTCTAGATCTTTGTAACCACATGGTATTCTCTTTGTCTAACCAACAATTCAACTCTACCCAGGTATTTTGAATATCTTCGATTATAGCAGGAGAAGTAGATTGGAGTTCCAACCATTCCAAATGCCTCTGTAAGCTTACAATCTTTTTGCCTACATATCCAAACTCATTTTTATTCCATGCAACCAACCTTGATCTGCATAAATCCAAGCAATTCACAAGAGGAAAAATATGAATTTGCTAATCTTCCCTCATCCCATGCATTATTGACAAGCTCTTCACATCTTTGATCATTTAATCACATAGATTCAAACCTAAACAtacattgaaaattttccttCTTAGCTTTTCTGAATAAGTGCAAAGACAATGGGCAATGATCTGATACAAGGGAAGACAAGTGATATAGTTTGGCTGAAGGAAACTTATTTTTCCAATCTTCTATAGCCAAAGCACAATCTAGCCTCTCTCTAATTTGAGTACCATCCTTTCTTTGGTATAACCATGTAAACTTAGGGCttacaaatcctaaatcatgaaatCCACACCAGTTTATAGCATTCAAGAAACTAAACATTTATGCAGCAGGACGATTTCCACGACCCTTCTTTTCAAATAAACCAACAAGCTTGTTAAAATCACCAATTGCAACCCACAGCAGCTGAGACATGTCCTTAATTGACTTGAGCAAAGACCAAGACTTATGCCTTTTCATCATATCTGGATTTCCATAAAAACCAGTAAGCCACCACTACTCCACACCTTCACCACCATCTACAAATGCATCAATGTGAGACATGGAATATTTTTGAACATGAATAGTAATATCATCCTTCCAAAACAAAGCAAGCCCTCCATTAGACCCAACACTCGGCACAATTAGCCCATTCTTGAAAGCACACTTATCTCTAACCTTTACCATCAGATTTTGTCTCCATTAAGAAAACAAGTTTGGGAACTTCTGCCTTAACCAATTTCTTTAAGGCATTAATTGTTCGGTGGTTCCTAAACCCCCGGCAGTTCCAACTTAGGATACTCATTGGACCTGGCGGGGCTGTTCAATAGCATCCGCCGATCCCAAAGATGAACCAGAGAGAGTAGTAAGTGTATTTGCTTCTGCACtcacttttgttttcttttcaacaTCACCTACATTCTATGTCACTTTTGCTATGggttaatatttataatatatctGTAATAGTtattgtagggacacgattttcagaccaaacccaaaatgtaagggatcttggcctagtgaacccagtacaataaatttgtagagggtgggtcaaagagctaggctttagtgcatggataacagttaatatggttttagatgatgagccaacaagaattgaacccggtttgtgcgagaaagtttgtcctcgacacagtccgaggagctctgttctaatATATATTAGATGACAATAGTTataggagttgttgagattgctacagtgctttctcttctccttttttcatccccttttcatgaagggcatcttccattatatagttccttttggatgatcttaatcctacacttgttgatcatttgagccaccacttgagtgcttgtcccatcagacacccttTCTAGCATTCTGTGAGTTGTAGTTGCCGAGGTAGCACTGTTTAggggtcttttccacataaatgcggtcagaaagttagctgcagggcattcaatgcagtgtagcagttttcccttagatatttttgagtcattATCCCTCTTGTATGTTCATGATGCTCGTCCCTGTCATTAAAACTTCTTGGAaggtcactttgatcattaggatctatatctaatctgcgtttagcttatccgaggagatattcctcctcggactcggactaCTCACGATCTCAGCCAAAGCCCCATGCTCTCGGCCGAAGCCCAAGACCCCACAGTTATCTTGAATCCCACATGACGAATATCCTAATGAAGTTTTGTTTGAGGATTATTTTGAGCTCCTATGTTCAAGTAAATTTGGTTAGTTATTTCATTTTAACTGctagtgttttttgttttactagATAGGTGGATTTAatagtaattatttttttaaatccattgatttaaaatgttaaacaataaacttgtaaattgtaatataCCCATTTCCAATTAAAAACAAGTTCAAATATGAGGTGTTATGTGTGGTGAACAGAATATATCACTATGATAGTATTATAATCAATGACACTAATTCCTTTAATCTCactataaaaatcattaaaCATGAGTGAGAAATGAATATATTTGAAGGCGACCAAAGGATAAAGTTGTTTGAttattgttagagatatattacaCATATTGGACCATTAGTATAATCCCAAGCCTAATCTACTTGTGTATAAGGCAAATCTCGTACTTGTGCTAAAAATATAGGGTCTATTATTCTATATTTACGCATGTTATGTTTATTAGAATAGATGTGGAAGTGGAAGTGGAAGTGGAAGCGAACACAAGAATAACCTTGTTGGCCCCCGgctacatttttattatatgagagTGTAATACAAATCCTATACTATGGAATTATCTTGCACACAAACTAGAGTGGGCTTGAGCCTATAGATGGAATTGGGCCTATACTATGGGTTAATtttctaatatatctctaattGTTATCTTGAATCCCCACGTGACAAATATCATAATGAAACCCCACCTGACGAATATCCCAATGAGGAGGATTATTTTGAGCTCCTATTTCGAACTAAATTTGGTTagttatttcattttaattgcTAGCGTTTTTTGTTTTACAAAGGTGGATTTAATAATAGtttatttgatttcattttttattttacttatatcTTGATGAATCCCTGAAAATATTGACCTATGTTGCCAAGTAATCTTTCTCccactctctcactctcaccaaGCCTTGTTTGGAGAACACCTTTCTTAAGTTGTGTTTGGATGGCaacatttggatttggatttaaaaTCCATTTGGAGACATAAGTgcaataaaatgattaaatatgaATTATGGAAGAAAGAATATAAAACTTTTAATGTGAGCAGCACATTCTTTTTGGGGGCTAAATATGTTGATAGCACATAATGCATGGTAGTCAAGCTAAATTAATTATACAGAGTTAAAAATGGAACTAAAGCACATACCTtaactctactttttttttcttaaaaaaaatatttataaactaGTAACCTCTAATATcttctccccaaaaaaaaaaaaaaaaaaaaaaactctaataaATTCAGATAATTTCAATTGTTGAATCTACACCAGCTGTAGCAGACACTTGATTTTGTTCCTTGGCAACCATCCTCTTCATCTTGATCAACCACCTCATAGAACCCAACATGTAATCATAGAGACTAAGAGCAACATAGAGCCCAATCCCAGCAACAATCCCATTTGCAATGGAATAAGTAAGTGGCATTAGAAGCATGGTTATAAAAGCAGGGATTGCTTCCTTCATATCTGCCCAATTTATGTCCTTCACAaccttcatcatcatcacccCAACCATTACTAGTGATGGGCCTATGGCCCATGGAGGAACACTAGAAAGTAGGGGAATGAAAAACAATGAAATGAAGAAATATAATCCAATGATCACAGCAGTTAATCCTGTTCTACCCCCTTCTCTCAACCCAGCTGATGATTCCACATAAGTGGCAACTGTTGAAACTCCCAATGTAGACCCCACTATTGTGGACCCTGCATCAACCAAGTATGCCAAGTACTCACCTTCAAAACCTCCTTGCTCATTGGCATACCCTCCAATCTCAGCCATTGTGTGCATTGTGCCTGTGATGGCTAGCACATCAACGTAGAACAAGGTTGCTAATGCCACCCAAACTTCACTTCTATTGAAATTGCTAAAGCTTAGAGCCCCAGCTGTGGATTTGATCATTCTGAAATCAACTACTTTTTTGAAATAATTGTAACTAGTATCACCAATTGGGGTGTTAGGAAAATATGTCACTGATGTACCCCTAAACCATGATACCAATGTCACAAAAAGAATACCATATATCATGCTACCCTTTACATTCTTCATTAACCCATATGATGTGATTAGAAAGCCTGCCAAACTAAGCCAGAGTTTTGGGTTTCTCAATTTTCCCCCAATGCACTCACCTGTTTCTGGGTTTGTATTAGCGCAGCCCGTGAGGGTCACCAACGTCGACGAATCAGGCCCAATGAGGCCCACTCCTTGGTGCACCTGCAAGCCCACAAATGCAATGAAAAGCCCAATACCCGCCGCACAGGCGAGCCGAACCGACCGAGGTATGAGCTTAGCGAGCTTTGAGCGAAGCCCAATAGCGGATATTGCAAAAAAGGCACAACCCTCAACTAAGACAACAGCTAGTGCAGTTTGGTAGGATATGGACCCAGATCCATGAAAGCCCACCAAGTTATAGGCTAGGTAGGCATTTGGGCCCATAGCTGGTGCCAAAGCTAAGGGAAGGTTAGCAAGAATTCCCATGGCAATGGACCCAACCATGGCTGACAAAACAGTGGCAACAATGAGGTCACCTTTAACTTTAGAGAGACAATTTTGGTACCCAGCATTGGGCTTGATCATACAATCTGGGCTAGCTGTTTGGTTCAAAGAGGTTGTGCAATCAGCAATGGAGCAAGTTCCACCAGAGTCAGAGAGAATGGTGGCATTGACAGTAATGATGTATGCCATAGTGAGAAAAGTGGCAGTTGCAGCACGAAGCTCTTTTGTAAAACAACTCTTTCTAGCTTCTAACTTGAAGTATCTCCCAATGAAGCTCTTTGAGACACAATCGTTTAGGCCTTTCTCCATTTTGCTCCATGACTTGGCTAGCCTTGTGAATAACCCCCCTCCTCCCAATTTTGCACATAGCTCAAcccccatctctctctctctctctctctctctctctctctctctatgtgaAATGTTTGTGTGTTTATGTGGGTGGCATATAGGTGTTTGTGCTAATATATATGCTTTAAGCCAAGGGAATCTTCTTAGATAGATATTATTGACAAATGTGCACCATGCGACCTGAATATGGGAATTAGGCCTTAGGCATTATAAAAAGGAGTTTCTTTTAAGAAATTGGGTTGGTTGAATGTGGGGTTGTATCTAACCCAtacaatattaaaattttctaacttgTCAAAGAGAAGGGGGGATTTGGTTTTCGAAGGAAGATATTGGACCATtggttttgaatcttttgattgaAAAATGATTCATTTCCTGGGACCtggcttgtgtgtgtgtgtgtggtgcaCTTTGGCAACGTAACATCAATTTTACTAAAAGTAACATACTTTTATTGTAGTATATACCATTCACAATCTGCTAGCAGTTGTGAAAGatattgttgtgtttttaaatttattgcaacataagactttatttatttaattataatttttaattaaaaaaaaaggaccacTAAAGACTTGGTTTGGCATATTTGACTCCTCTATACTATAGTGGTTGCTCGTGAGAATAGCATGGATACAATTTTGTctcatcaaaagaaaaaaaagattgctctattaaaaaaaagagtccggttaatgtgtgcccttagaaACATTaagccatttatttttaaaaacatttttttgggaattgaaaaaattgtcaatattttttcaattttcgagagaattttttcaaaaatgattaattattgtgtgcccttaaaggcacacattagcaaaatcctaaaaaaaaaaaaaaaaaaaaaactcgtaATCTTGtttgatttgaaaaaatgaGAACAACAATGTGTTTTGTAGCATTACTGAAATTTTTGTAGAGCACTTAGCACTGTGGACAAGGTCATAGTCTATGAATGCCAGATCATATTTAGGAGATCAATGTATAGAAGTGCACGTTTGAGTCAAACGAGGTATACTCACATGATTGCAATATTCATTTTTGGATCCATTAGCGAATCACAATTCTATTTTGGACTTTTTGTTCCTTCCAGTTCTAGCCAACACATTTAGAAGTTGGATAGAACTGATTTGGTTACACAAATTTGGAAAGCTCTTCTTTCACTTGGCCTTACGGATTGAATTTCTAGGTGAAGAATCGTAGGGATGCATAATTTTAGTAACTTTGCTGTAATCTGATGGATATATTTAAGCTTTAGCATTCATATAGGTACCTTTTAAAGCTAAttgttataagttataactgaAGCATATAACTCATATCACAATCAggatttttttcctaataataataagaaaaaagttaaCGGTTGTCTTAAAGgtaataatttagaaaatatttttaaaaaatttttatgaaaaaataaaaaaataacaaaataattaattttttgacaacttttatattttacataaaattgatattaaaatttttctaatataatttattaaatgttgTCTAAAAGATCCGATAAAATTGGAATTAACAAAAccttaataataatgattatgaTGAGCCGAAGAATGAGGTCATAGCAAGATTCAAAATCCAATCCTGTAGAAGCATGTGTAGTctactaaattttttataaaaaaaaattgcatgaaaaaataaaaaaggaaatgaaatatattcatatagCCGTCCAATCAAtcattttgccaaaaaaaaaaatccaacctcGATTATTCAATAGTTTAATAGGGTGGTAACATGGTATTCCAATAATTCAATCCAGCCATCCTTTTCAAAATACATGAAGCTATGGCCATTGAAGAAAATCATTAGAATATCTATTAGATCTTCACCATCCACTAGATAGATAGAGTAAGCATCATCAATCGGATCAAAACTATAATTTGCCACTGAAGTTTATTCTAATTAATTTATCTTAGGCCCAAAGAACAAGaactaaagcaaaaaaaaaaaaacttacgttatacttctttcttggagttggcagcaattttttttagttaggtAGCTTGAAAATTCCAAATCAGTATCTTTGAACGatctaaatattatttttaaaatattaatttaattaattaattaattaattaaatgcaCTATTAAGTTCAAAAGAATCTTATGATTCTTGTGTGGGGAAGTCACAAACCACTAATATAGGGTCTGTACTTTGTAACCAAGGCCACCATTTTTGtggaattt is a genomic window containing:
- the LOC142632163 gene encoding adenine/guanine permease AZG2 yields the protein MGVELCAKLGGGGLFTRLAKSWSKMEKGLNDCVSKSFIGRYFKLEARKSCFTKELRAATATFLTMAYIITVNATILSDSGGTCSIADCTTSLNQTASPDCMIKPNAGYQNCLSKVKGDLIVATVLSAMVGSIAMGILANLPLALAPAMGPNAYLAYNLVGFHGSGSISYQTALAVVLVEGCAFFAISAIGLRSKLAKLIPRSVRLACAAGIGLFIAFVGLQVHQGVGLIGPDSSTLVTLTGCANTNPETGECIGGKLRNPKLWLSLAGFLITSYGLMKNVKGSMIYGILFVTLVSWFRGTSVTYFPNTPIGDTSYNYFKKVVDFRMIKSTAGALSFSNFNRSEVWVALATLFYVDVLAITGTMHTMAEIGGYANEQGGFEGEYLAYLVDAGSTIVGSTLGVSTVATYVESSAGLREGGRTGLTAVIIGLYFFISLFFIPLLSSVPPWAIGPSLVMVGVMMMKVVKDINWADMKEAIPAFITMLLMPLTYSIANGIVAGIGLYVALSLYDYMLGSMRWLIKMKRMVAKEQNQVSATAGVDSTIEII